In the genome of Nitrospirota bacterium, one region contains:
- a CDS encoding DivIVA domain-containing protein: MRLTPLDIQQKQFPMRFRGFDVDEVYSFLELVREELEELLRENASLKEQLSRADEQLQEHRNMEATLRETLMTAQQMVEDYKTNARKEAELIMKEAELKADGMIKDAQEKVVKIHEDIVDLKGIRRHFKEEIKRLIDSHMKMLEFDKEREGEETGEL, translated from the coding sequence ATGAGACTTACGCCGCTCGATATTCAGCAGAAGCAGTTCCCGATGCGGTTTCGCGGATTCGATGTCGACGAGGTGTATTCGTTTCTTGAGCTGGTAAGAGAGGAGCTGGAGGAGCTTCTCAGGGAGAACGCTTCGCTGAAGGAACAGCTGAGCAGGGCTGACGAGCAGCTGCAGGAACACCGGAACATGGAGGCCACCCTCCGTGAGACGCTGATGACCGCCCAGCAGATGGTCGAGGATTACAAGACCAATGCGCGGAAAGAGGCCGAGCTCATCATGAAGGAAGCGGAGCTGAAGGCCGACGGCATGATCAAGGACGCGCAGGAGAAGGTGGTGAAGATCCACGAGGATATCGTCGATCTCAAGGGCATCAGGCGCCACTTCAAGGAAGAGATCAAGCGGCTCATCGACAGCCACATGAAGATGCTCGAGTTCGACAAAGAGAGAGAGGGCGAAGAGACCGGTGAGTTATAA
- a CDS encoding YggT family protein, with protein MFIFGNLVLAVANVLDILLDIYKWIIIITALISWVNPDPYNPIVRFLYSITEPVLTPIRRLIGYRLGPIDISPLVVILAIIFIQKFLISSLFELGYKIKGGVLS; from the coding sequence ATGTTCATCTTTGGCAACCTGGTTCTGGCAGTCGCCAATGTGCTCGATATACTGCTGGATATTTACAAGTGGATCATCATTATCACGGCGCTCATCAGCTGGGTGAATCCCGACCCGTACAATCCTATCGTCCGTTTCCTCTACTCGATTACCGAGCCGGTGCTCACTCCCATCCGGCGGCTCATCGGCTACCGCCTGGGACCGATCGATATTTCTCCTCTCGTCGTCATTCTTGCTATTATATTCATCCAGAAGTTCCTTATCAGTTCGCTGTTTGAGCTTGGCTATAAAATAAAAGGAGGAGTATTGTCATGA
- the proC gene encoding pyrroline-5-carboxylate reductase produces MIGFIGGGNMAEALIKGMAGQGMRDILVSEPREERRTFLRQAYGIRTTASNRDVASSCSIVVLAVKPQNMGPVLDEIAADVPPETTVVSIAAGISLAFLQSKLGTKRLVRVMPNTPSLVLEGMSVLSLCECFDDREVARVREIFMSVGKVLTLPEKYLDAVTAVSGSGPAFIALFVEAMIDAGGRLGLAREHAAELSQQTLLGTAKLLETGMTPEQLRAMVTSPGGTTAAGLAVFEEKGLKAVVADALAAAKRRAEELGNKA; encoded by the coding sequence GTGATCGGGTTCATAGGCGGCGGCAATATGGCGGAAGCCCTGATCAAGGGCATGGCCGGCCAGGGGATGCGGGACATTCTCGTATCGGAGCCGAGGGAGGAACGGCGGACCTTTCTCCGGCAGGCGTACGGCATCAGGACGACCGCGTCGAACCGCGACGTGGCATCTTCCTGCAGCATAGTGGTCCTTGCCGTGAAGCCGCAGAACATGGGTCCGGTGCTCGATGAGATCGCCGCTGACGTGCCACCGGAGACGACCGTGGTCTCGATCGCTGCCGGCATATCGCTCGCCTTTTTGCAGTCGAAGCTCGGAACGAAGAGGCTCGTGAGGGTCATGCCGAATACCCCCTCGCTCGTGCTCGAGGGCATGTCGGTGCTCTCCCTCTGCGAGTGCTTCGACGACCGGGAGGTCGCGAGAGTACGGGAGATCTTCATGTCCGTCGGCAAGGTGCTCACGCTTCCCGAAAAATACCTCGACGCCGTCACCGCGGTCTCGGGCAGCGGCCCCGCCTTCATCGCCCTCTTTGTCGAGGCGATGATCGATGCGGGCGGGCGGCTGGGGCTCGCCAGGGAGCATGCTGCGGAGCTCAGCCAGCAGACGCTCCTCGGGACGGCAAAGCTCCTCGAGACCGGCATGACGCCGGAGCAGCTGCGAGCGATGGTCACCTCGCCCGGAGGCACGACCGCCGCCGGGCTCGCCGTGTTCGAAGAGAAAGGATTGAAGGCCGTCGTCGCCGATGCCCTGGCTGCAGCGAAGCGGCGGGCCGAGGAGCTGGGCAATAAGGCGTAG